Proteins from a genomic interval of Trifolium pratense cultivar HEN17-A07 linkage group LG6, ARS_RC_1.1, whole genome shotgun sequence:
- the LOC123890490 gene encoding receptor-like protein kinase ANXUR1 isoform X1 produces the protein MPNCVEGGVENSSQRRNLQVGRSILKFNKLILSSLKPITLFSINNKLSSYVRSTKHNGESDYPIAVKVMKRRDRRDLMKNIIELHCQLHHPNLISLIGFCENKYVSCLVYEYMCNGSLHDRLLSRDMESLSWKKRLEISIEVAKGLHYLHTGAKRPIFNRDITTHNILLDSKMVPKLKLEISLQGKFSKLNQKPIQVDAIFGTINYMAPEYALYGTVTDKSDVYSFGMVLLDVACTNYNLTIRDKIEMFRLEEEIAFLEDHNEVLLLYEDILKGDNFWDKFLDAEIIDPILMRLIALPCLEVYMDIAKRCLKSDPNERPAMGEVEVELEHALALQEEEEKCWKE, from the exons ATGCCAAACTGCGTGGAAGGAGGTGTAGAAAATTCAAGTCAACGTAGAAATTTGCAGGTTGGAAGAAGCATActgaaatttaataaattaattcttTCAAGTCTCAAGCCAATCACACTATTTTCTATAAACAATAAGCTTTCAAGTTACGTTCGTTCAACG AAACATAATGGTGAATCTGATTATCCAATAGCGGTGAAGGTTATGAAACGCAGAGACAGGAGGGatttaatgaagaatattaTTGAACTCCATTGCCAACTTCATCATCCGAATTTGATATCTTTAATTGGATTTTGTGAAAACAAATATGTATCATGTCTTGTGTATGAGTACATGTGCAATGGCTCTCTCCATGATCGCTTACTTTCAAGGGATATGGAATCACTGTCATGGAAGAAAAGGCTTGAAATAAGCATTGAAGTTGCAAAAGGACTACACTACCTTCACACTGGAGCAAAGCGCCCGATTTTCAACCGTGACATCACAACTCACAACATTCTTTTAGATAGCAAAATGGTACCAAAACTCAAACTTGAAATTTCCTTACAAGGGAAGTTTTCTAAATTGAACCAAAAACCAATTCAAGTCGACGCAATTTTcg GTACAATCAATTACATGGCGCCTGAGTATGCCCTATATGGAACTGTCACAGATAAATCTGACGTTTACTCTTTTGGTATGGTTCTACTTGATGTAGCATGCACAAACTACAATCTTACGATCAGGGATAAGATTGAAATGTTCCGGTTGGAGGAGGAAATTGCATTTTTAGAAGACCATAATGAGGTTTTACTTTTATATGAAGATATACTTAAAGGAGATAACTTCTGGGACAAGTTCCTAGATGCTGAGATTATTGATCCCATTCTTATGAGATTGATTGCTCTGCCGTGTTTGGAAGTGTACATGGATATTGCGAAAAGATGCTTGAAATCTGATCCAAATGAAAGACCAGCAATGGGTGAAGTTGAGGTTGAACTTGAGCATGCTCTAGCACTGCAGGAGGAGGAAGAAAAGTGTTGGAAAGAGTAA
- the LOC123890491 gene encoding receptor-like protein kinase ANXUR2, with protein MNVKYSKHKSSYKKQFPTFIRELCHQFSLNDLKKSTNNFDKDRQIGESQYYIVYEGYLKHNGENDYPIAVMRMRNIVDEWFQKEIELNCQLCHPNLASFIGFCDQKDEKILVYKKDDIVNGSLTDHVLSRDIESLTWKKRLEIGIGAAKGLHYLHTGAKRAIFHRDVKPANILLDKSMVPKLWQLGFSLQGKISNSKSIPIEVDFIYGTYGFMAPEYYETNTFTDKCDVYSFGMVLLSLACTNYNLTIRDKIEMFRLEEEIAFLEDHNEVLDENVLTGDNFWDKFLDAEIIDPIHMRLIALPCLEVYMDITKRCLKSDPNERPAMGEVEVELEHALALQEEEEKFWKL; from the exons ATGAATGTAAAATATTCAAAGCATAAAAGTTCATACAAGAAACAATTTCCAACATTTATAAGGGAGCTATGCCATCAATTTTCTCTGAACGATCTTAAGAAATCAACCAATAACTTTGATAAAGATCGACAAATTGGAGAATCACAATACTATATAGTGTACGAAGGTTATCTCAAACATAATGGGGAAAATGATTATCCAATAGCAGTGATGCGGATGAGAAATATAGTCGacgaatggtttcagaaggaaaTTGAACTCAACTGCCAGCTTTGTCACCCGAATTTGGCATCTTTTATAGGGTTTTGTGACCAAAAAGATGAGAAAATTCTTGTGTATAAAAAAGACGACATTGTAAATGGCTCTCTCACTGATCACGTACTGTCAAGGGATATCGAATCACTGACATGGAAGAAAAGGCTTGAAATAGGCATTGGAGCTGCAAAAGGACTACACTACCTTCACACCGGAGCAAAGCGCGCGATTTTTCACCGTGACGTAAAGCCAGCCAACATTCTTTTAGATAAAAGTATGGTACCAAAACTCTGGCAACTTGGATTTTCCTTACAAGGGAAGATTTCGAACTCGAAGTCAATACCAATTGAAGTCGATTTCATTTAtg GTACATATGGTTTTATGGCGCCAGAGTATTACGAAACCAATACTTTCACAGATAAATGTGACGTTTACTCTTTTGGTATGGTTCTACTTAGTCTAGCATGCACAAACTACAATCTTACGATCAGGGATAAGATTGAAATGTTCCGCTTGGAGGAGGAAATTGCGTTTTTAGAAGACCATAATGAGGTTTTAGATGAGAATGTACTTACGGGAGATAACTTTTGGGACAAGTTCCTGGATGCTGAGATTATTGATCCCATTCACATGAGATTGATTGCTCTGCCGTGCTTGGAAGTGTACATGGATATCACGAAAAGATGCTTGAAATCTGATCCAAATGAAAGACCAGCAATGGGTGAAGTTGAGGTTGAACTTGAGCATGCTCTGGCTCTGCAGGAGGAGGAAGAAAAGTTTTGGAAATTGTAA
- the LOC123890490 gene encoding receptor-like protein kinase ANXUR2 isoform X2 has protein sequence MFVYYSKHKNSSKKQYPTIIEELCHQFSLDDLKKSTNNFDEDRLIGSEFETRDANYGKEYRGCLKHNGESDYPIAVKVMKRRDRRDLMKNIIELHCQLHHPNLISLIGFCENKYVSCLVYEYMCNGSLHDRLLSRDMESLSWKKRLEISIEVAKGLHYLHTGAKRPIFNRDITTHNILLDSKMVPKLKLEISLQGKFSKLNQKPIQVDAIFGTINYMAPEYALYGTVTDKSDVYSFGMVLLDVACTNYNLTIRDKIEMFRLEEEIAFLEDHNEVLLLYEDILKGDNFWDKFLDAEIIDPILMRLIALPCLEVYMDIAKRCLKSDPNERPAMGEVEVELEHALALQEEEEKCWKE, from the exons atgtttgtttattattCAAAGCATAAGAATTCATCCAAGAAACAATATCCAACAATTATAGAAGAGCTATGTCATCAATTTTCTCTGGATGACCTTAAGAAATCAACCAATAACTTTGATGAAGATCGATTAATTGGAAGTGAATTTGAAACTAGAGATGCAAATTACGGTAAAGAGTATAGAGGTTGTCTCAAACATAATGGTGAATCTGATTATCCAATAGCGGTGAAGGTTATGAAACGCAGAGACAGGAGGGatttaatgaagaatattaTTGAACTCCATTGCCAACTTCATCATCCGAATTTGATATCTTTAATTGGATTTTGTGAAAACAAATATGTATCATGTCTTGTGTATGAGTACATGTGCAATGGCTCTCTCCATGATCGCTTACTTTCAAGGGATATGGAATCACTGTCATGGAAGAAAAGGCTTGAAATAAGCATTGAAGTTGCAAAAGGACTACACTACCTTCACACTGGAGCAAAGCGCCCGATTTTCAACCGTGACATCACAACTCACAACATTCTTTTAGATAGCAAAATGGTACCAAAACTCAAACTTGAAATTTCCTTACAAGGGAAGTTTTCTAAATTGAACCAAAAACCAATTCAAGTCGACGCAATTTTcg GTACAATCAATTACATGGCGCCTGAGTATGCCCTATATGGAACTGTCACAGATAAATCTGACGTTTACTCTTTTGGTATGGTTCTACTTGATGTAGCATGCACAAACTACAATCTTACGATCAGGGATAAGATTGAAATGTTCCGGTTGGAGGAGGAAATTGCATTTTTAGAAGACCATAATGAGGTTTTACTTTTATATGAAGATATACTTAAAGGAGATAACTTCTGGGACAAGTTCCTAGATGCTGAGATTATTGATCCCATTCTTATGAGATTGATTGCTCTGCCGTGTTTGGAAGTGTACATGGATATTGCGAAAAGATGCTTGAAATCTGATCCAAATGAAAGACCAGCAATGGGTGAAGTTGAGGTTGAACTTGAGCATGCTCTAGCACTGCAGGAGGAGGAAGAAAAGTGTTGGAAAGAGTAA